From a region of the Vagococcus coleopterorum genome:
- a CDS encoding UDP-N-acetylmuramoyl-tripeptide--D-alanyl-D-alanine ligase: protein MKFKIKEIAELVQAKNDWSKWADVEISSVEFDNRKVSEGSLFIPLQGGARDGHDFVEGAFESHATASLWAENVGSEPKDKPVLVVSDTLQAFQEIAKYYLAKVGAKVVGVTGSNGKTTTKDMLDGVLSQGFKTHKTQGNYNNEIGLPYTILQMATDTEVVVLEMGMTGFGEIEELSLLTTPDVAAITMIGESHLEFLGTRQGIAKAKMEITAGLKQEGLLVAPGFEPLLADLLTATTQQVMTFGLTDTCDVVGTIISENRTNTVFKTNKTAEVELQIPVLGSYNVSNALIAVSVGTYFDLTIEQIVRGLASMNLTQSRTEWLIAKNGAAVLSDVYNANPTAMSLVLDTVSELPVEGKKIAVLADMGELGPDWEVLHKGMADHLDPNRISEVYLFGPMMKSLATSLKEIYPSDRMHHYDLADKEQLALDLEMNLKSDDMVVLKGSNSMKLIEIVERITEK from the coding sequence ATGAAATTTAAAATTAAAGAAATTGCTGAACTTGTTCAAGCTAAAAATGATTGGTCTAAATGGGCGGATGTCGAGATAAGTAGTGTTGAATTTGATAATCGTAAAGTTAGCGAAGGGTCATTGTTTATCCCGCTTCAAGGTGGCGCTCGTGATGGACATGATTTTGTCGAAGGTGCTTTTGAAAGCCATGCTACAGCAAGTTTATGGGCAGAAAATGTTGGGTCGGAGCCAAAAGATAAACCTGTCTTAGTAGTTTCAGACACCCTGCAAGCTTTTCAAGAAATTGCTAAATATTATTTAGCAAAAGTTGGTGCAAAAGTTGTTGGTGTAACTGGGAGTAATGGTAAAACAACGACAAAAGATATGTTGGATGGTGTGTTGTCACAAGGCTTCAAAACGCACAAGACGCAAGGGAACTATAATAATGAAATAGGCCTACCATATACAATCTTGCAAATGGCTACGGATACAGAAGTGGTTGTTTTAGAAATGGGTATGACAGGCTTTGGTGAAATCGAGGAATTAAGCTTGTTGACAACGCCAGATGTAGCAGCTATCACGATGATAGGTGAATCTCACCTTGAGTTTTTAGGTACGCGTCAAGGGATCGCAAAAGCTAAAATGGAAATCACGGCAGGTTTGAAACAAGAGGGTCTATTAGTTGCGCCAGGCTTTGAACCGTTGTTAGCAGATCTATTAACTGCAACAACACAGCAAGTCATGACATTTGGCTTAACTGATACATGTGATGTAGTCGGCACGATTATTTCTGAAAATCGAACAAATACAGTCTTTAAAACGAATAAGACGGCAGAAGTTGAATTGCAAATTCCAGTCTTAGGAAGTTATAACGTTAGCAATGCTTTGATTGCTGTTTCCGTTGGGACGTACTTTGATCTAACAATTGAGCAAATTGTTCGCGGTTTAGCATCGATGAATCTGACACAAAGTAGAACAGAATGGTTAATTGCTAAAAATGGTGCCGCTGTTTTAAGTGATGTTTATAATGCTAATCCAACAGCCATGAGCTTAGTATTAGATACGGTATCGGAGTTGCCTGTAGAGGGTAAAAAAATTGCCGTTTTAGCAGACATGGGTGAATTAGGACCGGACTGGGAAGTGCTGCACAAAGGAATGGCTGATCACTTAGACCCGAATAGGATTTCAGAAGTCTATTTATTTGGACCGATGATGAAAAGTTTAGCAACATCGCTAAAAGAAATTTACCCTTCAGACAGAATGCACCACTATGATTTAGCAGATAAAGAGCAGCTAGCTCTTGATTTAGAAATGAATTTAAAATCGGACGACATGGTTGTTTTAAAAGGTAGTAATAGTATGAAACTTATTGAAATCGTTGAAAGAATTACTGAAAAGTAG
- the cshA gene encoding degradosome RNA helicase CshA, producing MKFEELGLQPELLAAIQRAGFEEATPVQGGTIPIALTGQDVIGQAQTGTGKTAAFGLPMLQKIDPSKRVVQGLVIAPTRELAIQTQEELFRLGKDKKIRVQAVYGGADIGRQIRGLKDGAHIVVGTPGRLIDHINRKTLKLETVETLVLDEADEMLNMGFLEDIESIISKVPAARQTLLFSATMPDAIKRIGVKFMNNPEHVAIKNKEMTANLIDQYYVRCKDFEKFDIMTRLLDVQSPELTIVFGRTKRRVDELARGLELRGYKAEGIHGDLSQQKRMSVLRAFKGGQLDILVATDVAARGLDISGVTHVYNYDIPQDPESYVHRIGRTGRAGKEGLSVTFVTPNEMSYLNVIENLTKKKMTPLRPPSQKEAMTSQIGAAVETIESEFEDANLEDYSAATADLVAKYSAEELAAMLIKSVAKESSSEVPVKITPERPLPGGKGRGGNRGGGSRGGNRGGGGYRGGNRNGGGNRGGRGERSDRNDRGGRGNSEGRNNDRRRSFDKKDGKPSQSRRSESRRSESENTGKSKGGKRDFVIRTGNK from the coding sequence TTGAAATTTGAAGAATTAGGACTACAACCTGAATTACTAGCCGCTATTCAACGTGCCGGCTTTGAAGAGGCAACACCTGTACAAGGGGGAACTATCCCAATCGCCTTAACTGGTCAAGACGTTATCGGCCAAGCACAAACAGGTACTGGTAAAACTGCAGCTTTTGGTTTACCAATGTTACAAAAAATTGACCCAAGCAAACGCGTGGTTCAAGGATTAGTGATTGCGCCAACTCGTGAGTTAGCAATCCAAACACAAGAAGAATTATTCCGTCTAGGAAAAGATAAAAAAATCCGCGTTCAAGCGGTTTATGGTGGAGCGGATATCGGTCGTCAAATTCGTGGACTAAAAGATGGGGCTCATATTGTTGTGGGTACACCTGGTCGTTTAATCGATCATATTAATCGTAAAACGTTGAAACTTGAAACAGTTGAAACATTAGTATTAGATGAAGCAGATGAAATGTTAAACATGGGATTCTTAGAAGATATTGAATCAATTATTTCTAAAGTGCCGGCTGCAAGACAAACATTATTATTCTCTGCAACAATGCCAGATGCTATCAAACGTATTGGTGTTAAATTTATGAATAATCCAGAACACGTAGCAATCAAGAACAAAGAAATGACTGCGAACTTAATTGACCAATATTATGTACGTTGTAAAGATTTCGAAAAATTCGATATTATGACACGTTTATTAGATGTTCAGTCACCAGAATTAACTATCGTATTCGGACGTACAAAACGTCGTGTTGATGAATTAGCACGTGGTTTAGAGTTGCGTGGTTATAAAGCTGAGGGAATCCATGGTGATTTATCTCAACAAAAACGTATGAGCGTATTGCGCGCATTCAAAGGTGGTCAACTAGACATCTTGGTAGCGACAGACGTTGCTGCACGTGGTTTAGATATTTCTGGCGTGACTCACGTTTATAACTACGATATTCCTCAAGATCCAGAAAGTTACGTTCACCGTATTGGACGTACTGGTCGTGCTGGTAAAGAAGGTTTATCTGTGACTTTTGTTACACCAAATGAAATGAGTTACTTAAACGTAATTGAAAACTTAACGAAGAAAAAAATGACACCATTACGTCCGCCTTCACAAAAAGAAGCGATGACGAGCCAAATTGGGGCTGCGGTTGAAACGATTGAAAGCGAATTTGAAGATGCTAATTTAGAGGACTATTCAGCTGCAACAGCTGACTTAGTAGCTAAATATTCAGCTGAAGAGTTAGCAGCGATGTTGATTAAGTCAGTTGCCAAAGAAAGTTCATCAGAAGTTCCAGTTAAAATCACTCCGGAACGTCCATTACCTGGAGGTAAAGGACGTGGTGGAAACCGTGGCGGCGGAAGTCGTGGCGGAAATCGTGGTGGCGGAGGCTACCGTGGCGGAAATCGCAATGGTGGTGGAAACCGTGGTGGACGTGGCGAACGTAGTGATCGTAACGATCGCGGAGGTCGTGGTAACAGCGAAGGCCGCAACAATGATCGTCGCCGTAGTTTTGATAAAAAAGATGGTAAACCAAGTCAAAGCCGTCGTTCAGAATCTCGTCGTTCAGAGTCTGAAAATACTGGTAAATCTAAAGGTGGAAAACGTGATTTCGTTATCCGCACAGGGAATAAATAA
- the acpS gene encoding holo-ACP synthase, translated as MIKGIGVDLVEKSRMKEIVENKPAFVKRVLTENEQMVFASLKGHRQVEFLAGRFACKEAYLKAIGTGLGPVSFQEIEILTLDSGQPIVTKPENEGKVFVSISHTVDTAIGQIVIEA; from the coding sequence ATGATTAAGGGAATAGGTGTAGATTTAGTTGAGAAGTCACGAATGAAGGAAATTGTAGAAAATAAACCTGCATTTGTAAAGCGTGTTTTGACAGAGAATGAGCAAATGGTTTTTGCAAGTCTGAAAGGACATCGTCAAGTTGAATTTTTAGCAGGTCGATTTGCCTGTAAAGAAGCGTATCTTAAGGCGATTGGCACAGGGTTAGGTCCGGTGTCATTTCAAGAAATTGAAATTCTTACTTTAGACAGTGGACAACCAATTGTTACAAAACCTGAAAATGAAGGTAAAGTTTTTGTGTCTATCTCTCACACAGTAGATACTGCGATTGGTCAAATTGTGATTGAAGCATAA
- a CDS encoding patatin-like phospholipase family protein has protein sequence MKLVRLTTYNIIELTTKVSRFKQLLPFYSNQGKARSVFLNDLSDKSNQTVAIVSAEEILALISFEDRGTIFYVTNFLLKDGQLTNKKGLGFWLNWLEKTSKLADYKENQIELSLYDQSVINKLNDLGYEEVDGQSSFTILSKKLSYHTALILAGGGARGAYQIGVWKALRELGVEFDLICGTSVGALNGALIAQGEYDVAENMWSQIDTGKILSYPGLEKSANYTMQQSLKDVQNLVMSAANSQGVSTEPLREMIHDMLDEEKMHQQPKDLFLCTTQLPNFKETVISLKETAKGEFGQWLLASSSFFPAMEAAKINGGLYVDGGYRNNIPLDVALNNGATEGIIVNVKGPGMTKNTTVPDNFPLRTIESNWNLGTVLLFDGARSEFNIQLGYLETLKSYGKYIGHWYTLAHEITDSEVKEWQAKCREAMLESADLLNNVGDKEIKSLVSKIRNLYNDRMTEELSGLYLLEYVAKQLEVSPIKIYTLPKLVAEVKAKLDEGWNAEERDHESMLLSVNEWLQRFAEETTLPTEKQQIASLAELLKKDQAPGFFDALWPIAPRVYLAARLVNYLSEEGKDEKNESRI, from the coding sequence ATGAAATTAGTTAGACTAACAACATATAATATTATTGAATTGACAACTAAGGTAAGTAGATTTAAACAATTATTACCTTTTTATAGTAATCAAGGAAAAGCGCGAAGTGTTTTTTTGAATGACCTTAGTGATAAGAGTAATCAAACTGTGGCCATTGTATCAGCTGAGGAGATTTTGGCATTAATCAGTTTTGAAGATAGAGGCACAATTTTTTATGTCACAAACTTTTTATTGAAAGATGGCCAGTTAACAAATAAAAAAGGTTTGGGTTTTTGGTTGAATTGGTTAGAAAAAACTAGCAAATTAGCTGACTATAAAGAAAACCAAATTGAATTGTCACTATATGATCAAAGTGTTATCAACAAGCTAAATGACTTGGGTTATGAAGAAGTAGACGGGCAAAGTTCATTTACTATTCTTTCAAAAAAATTAAGTTATCATACGGCTCTTATTTTAGCGGGTGGTGGGGCACGTGGGGCTTATCAAATTGGTGTTTGGAAAGCGTTGAGAGAGTTGGGGGTTGAATTTGATTTAATATGTGGCACATCAGTTGGCGCTTTAAATGGAGCGTTGATTGCGCAAGGTGAGTATGATGTGGCTGAGAATATGTGGAGTCAAATTGATACTGGTAAAATTTTGAGTTATCCAGGGTTAGAAAAAAGTGCTAATTATACGATGCAACAAAGCTTGAAGGATGTCCAAAATCTAGTGATGTCAGCTGCTAATTCGCAAGGGGTTAGTACAGAACCTTTGCGTGAAATGATTCATGACATGCTAGATGAAGAAAAAATGCACCAACAACCAAAAGATTTGTTTTTATGTACAACTCAATTGCCTAATTTTAAGGAAACAGTTATTTCGTTAAAAGAAACTGCTAAAGGTGAATTTGGCCAGTGGCTATTAGCATCATCTTCTTTTTTTCCGGCAATGGAAGCAGCAAAAATCAATGGGGGATTATATGTTGATGGTGGGTATCGCAATAATATACCTCTAGACGTTGCGTTAAACAATGGTGCAACAGAAGGGATTATTGTTAATGTTAAAGGACCAGGGATGACCAAGAATACAACAGTTCCTGATAATTTTCCGTTACGCACAATTGAAAGTAATTGGAATTTAGGGACGGTTCTATTGTTTGATGGTGCGCGATCGGAATTTAATATTCAATTAGGTTATTTAGAAACCTTGAAAAGTTACGGTAAATATATTGGACATTGGTACACGTTAGCTCATGAAATAACAGATTCTGAAGTTAAAGAGTGGCAAGCTAAATGCCGAGAAGCGATGTTGGAATCAGCTGATTTGTTAAATAATGTAGGAGACAAAGAAATTAAATCGTTAGTCTCGAAAATACGTAACTTATACAATGACCGGATGACAGAAGAACTATCAGGCTTATACCTTTTAGAGTATGTCGCAAAACAATTGGAAGTCAGTCCAATAAAGATCTATACGCTTCCTAAATTAGTAGCAGAAGTGAAGGCTAAGCTAGATGAAGGTTGGAATGCTGAGGAACGTGACCATGAGAGCATGTTGTTGTCGGTAAACGAATGGTTGCAACGGTTTGCTGAAGAAACAACCTTACCTACAGAAAAGCAGCAGATTGCAAGTTTAGCAGAGCTTCTTAAAAAAGATCAGGCGCCTGGATTTTTTGATGCGCTATGGCCAATTGCGCCACGTGTATACTTAGCGGCGCGCTTGGTTAATTACTTATCTGAAGAAGGAAAGGATGAGAAGAATGAGTCAAGAATTTAG
- a CDS encoding YdbC family protein, with product MSQEFSYEIVEEIAVLSENNKGWTKEFNLISWNGRPPKFDLRDWAPGREKMAKGITLSNEEFTALKKALEEM from the coding sequence ATGAGTCAAGAATTTAGTTATGAAATTGTTGAAGAAATTGCAGTATTGTCTGAGAATAATAAAGGTTGGACAAAGGAATTTAATCTCATTAGTTGGAACGGACGTCCACCTAAATTTGACCTGCGAGATTGGGCGCCAGGGCGTGAAAAAATGGCTAAAGGAATTACTTTGAGTAATGAGGAGTTTACAGCTTTGAAAAAAGCTTTGGAAGAGATGTAG
- the gmk gene encoding guanylate kinase, protein MTERGLLIVLSGPSGVGKGTVRKAIFETEGNDFEYSISMTTRQMREGEVEGEDYFFRTREEFEELIAAGQMLEYAEYAGNYYGTPLEYVNQTLDQGKDVFLEIEVQGAMKVKEKAPDGVYIFLTPPDLSELKSRIVGRGTDEMSVIEQRMEIAVSEIEMMSHYDYAVVNDEVPLAVKRIKDIIHSEHLRVDRVIHRYIKMIKEL, encoded by the coding sequence ATGACTGAAAGAGGCCTATTGATAGTTTTATCTGGACCGTCCGGTGTAGGTAAAGGAACTGTCCGCAAAGCAATATTTGAGACCGAAGGAAATGATTTTGAATATTCAATCTCAATGACAACACGCCAAATGCGTGAAGGAGAAGTTGAGGGGGAAGATTATTTCTTCCGTACTCGCGAAGAATTTGAGGAGTTAATTGCAGCAGGACAGATGTTGGAATATGCTGAGTATGCAGGTAACTATTACGGTACGCCTTTAGAGTATGTCAATCAAACCCTTGATCAAGGCAAAGATGTCTTTCTGGAAATCGAAGTTCAAGGTGCGATGAAGGTGAAAGAAAAAGCTCCTGATGGTGTCTATATTTTCTTAACGCCACCTGATCTATCAGAATTGAAATCACGTATTGTTGGTCGTGGGACAGATGAAATGTCAGTTATTGAACAACGTATGGAAATTGCAGTTTCTGAAATCGAAATGATGAGCCATTACGATTATGCAGTTGTGAACGATGAGGTTCCTCTTGCAGTTAAACGAATAAAAGATATAATACATAGTGAGCACTTACGTGTTGATCGTGTAATTCACCGTTATATTAAAATGATAAAGGAGCTGTAA
- the rpoZ gene encoding DNA-directed RNA polymerase subunit omega — MMLKPSIDSLLEKVNSKYSLVILASKRAHELEAGATPMTEEFESVKHVGQALEEIEAGDVIVDPNPELKRELLKRKEEERKAIAEHEQAELEARIRMEQPIQ; from the coding sequence ATGATGCTTAAACCGTCAATTGATTCATTATTAGAAAAAGTAAATTCAAAATATTCATTAGTTATTTTGGCAAGTAAACGTGCCCACGAATTAGAGGCAGGAGCGACACCGATGACTGAAGAGTTTGAATCTGTTAAACACGTTGGACAAGCTTTAGAGGAAATTGAAGCTGGCGATGTAATTGTTGATCCAAATCCAGAATTAAAGCGTGAGCTTTTAAAACGCAAAGAAGAAGAGCGTAAAGCAATCGCTGAACATGAACAAGCTGAATTAGAAGCGCGCATTCGCATGGAACAACCTATTCAATAA